A genomic segment from Callithrix jacchus isolate 240 chromosome 8, calJac240_pri, whole genome shotgun sequence encodes:
- the RNASE9 gene encoding inactive ribonuclease-like protein 9, protein MRMLITTYSLPLLLLLLQPLQFQEVYYEDYYLPAYRSTEGFEDFWVEFHSTGPTRPPSKEKVKRRILVNPGMPLGDSGYCNYQIMRKNVYYKHSCVTEHYFLLMQYDELEKTCYNGFVPCKNGIRKCNRSKNLVEGVYCNLTEASDIPMCRYESFYRRGYVLITCTWQNEIQKLIPYTINDLVEPPKHKSP, encoded by the coding sequence ATGAGAATGCTGATCACCACATACTCACTGCCTCTGCTTCTATTGCTGCTGCAACCACTGCAGTTTCAAGAGGTGTATTATGAAGATTATTATTTGCCAGCATATAGAAGTACAGAAGGCTTTGAAGACTTTTGGGTAGAATTTCACAGTACAGGGCCCACCAGACCACCTAgcaaagaaaaagtcaaaagacGTATCCTTGTTAATCCTGGAATGCCATTAGGTGATAGTGGCTACTGTAATTatcaaataatgagaaaaaatgtttacTACAAACACAGTTGTGTGACAGAACATTACTTCCTTCTTATGCAATATGATGAGCTGGAAAAAACCTGTTACAACGGATTTGTGCCATGTAAGAATGGGATTAGGAAATGTAACAGGAGCAAGAATCTAGTAGAAGGAGTGTATTGTAATTTAACAGAAGCATCTGACATACCAATGTGTCGATACGAATCATTTTATAGGAGGGGATATGTCCTTATCACTTGCACATggcaaaatgaaatacaaaaacttaTTCCTTATACTATAAATGATCTCGTGGAGCCACCTAAACACAAGTCTCCTTAA